A genomic segment from Mucilaginibacter terrenus encodes:
- a CDS encoding phosphatase PAP2 family protein, producing the protein MNTRRQQILTYVLILISIGFIALTVLVKLFPMSVLDVDFSKAVQRHQNAFLDEAMYMVSYPGYMPQSPILIAVTSIILLILKYKKAALYVALTALAGLISTIIKALVNRERPTGDVVRVVLKTTQQSFPSGHVLFYVIFFGFLVVLMNQLEGVPKVVRAIVTITSLLMIFLIPLSRIYMGAHWFTDVTGGFLLGLLCLYLLSWLYLRKPAKRDEAPVAETK; encoded by the coding sequence ATGAACACGCGCAGACAGCAAATACTGACCTACGTTCTCATCCTTATCAGCATCGGCTTTATTGCACTTACAGTATTAGTAAAGCTGTTCCCTATGTCTGTGCTGGATGTCGACTTTTCCAAAGCTGTTCAGCGCCACCAGAACGCGTTCCTGGACGAAGCCATGTACATGGTAAGCTATCCCGGGTATATGCCGCAGTCGCCAATCCTTATTGCAGTCACCAGCATTATTTTACTAATATTAAAGTATAAGAAAGCCGCTTTGTATGTTGCGTTAACTGCTCTTGCCGGGTTGATCAGTACCATTATAAAAGCGCTGGTAAACCGCGAGCGCCCAACCGGTGATGTGGTGCGGGTGGTACTTAAAACAACACAGCAAAGTTTTCCCAGCGGGCATGTGCTGTTCTACGTTATCTTCTTTGGTTTCCTGGTTGTGCTTATGAATCAATTGGAGGGTGTCCCAAAGGTAGTGCGCGCTATAGTGACTATCACAAGCCTGCTCATGATCTTTCTTATACCGCTATCCCGCATATACATGGGTGCACATTGGTTTACAGACGTTACAGGCGGTTTCTTGCTTGGCCTGTTATGCTTGTACCTGTTATCGTGGCTGTACTTGCGAAAGCCTGCAAAAAGAGACGAAGCCCCGGTGGCGGAGACAAAATAG